From Rhododendron vialii isolate Sample 1 chromosome 7a, ASM3025357v1:
CCGAGTCTATGTAACACATATCACCATTGTTCTCTTTATAAAGTTTTTACGAATGTACTCCatccattttatttttccattttcgaGAGTCATGTCTTTAATCagatcaaccaaaaaaatagttttgtgaTTAGCttaccaaattttttcacaaatgaaaAGATCTCAATTGCTTCTTTTGAACAAGCGAGTGGATTGATAGCCAAGTGGTAGACACCATGTATTCCCATACATTTAACAGGGGTTCAAACatcactaactacaactaacaatgTTGACTTTAgtcgagaaaaaaaattgtttcttttgAACAATATGGGACGTGGGAGTATTATTTGGCGCGCTCCATAAATAGTTTGTCTTAAGGGCATTTATTTTTAGAACTCGAAAGAACTAAAGTTGTTCAAAATTAGTTTGTGCaacattctttattttcttgctTCCGCTTGAGGTAATGGGAACCAAATTACAGAATTATGTTCGTTTCGTGTATATTAGGCCATCCAAATTTATAACAagttaaaaaatagttatttgtgTAGATGTTGAAGGGTTTCTTTGCTGTTTTCTTTCCTTCGTTTTTGGCTAAAGTATCCTTCTGTAACTGTTTGCAGCCATTCTGAAAAATGAGATTGGATGGTTTGATGACGTAAACAACACAAGTTCCATGCTTGCATCGCGGTTAGAGGGTGATGCAACTTTGTTGCGAAACGTAGTTGTTGATCGCTCAACAATTCTCATAcaaaattttggtttggttgttaCCTCATTCGTTATTGCCTTCATGTTGAACTGGAGGATTGCACTTGTTGTCATGGCGACATATCCCTTAATCATTAGCGGTCACCTCAGCGAGGTTTCCTACTCCTTCCAACTTCGATTTGTGGATAAGAATTGAGATTGAAGGGATTTTTTCActagttttctttttcatgttgTTACAGAAAATGTTTATGAAAGGGTACGGTGGCAACTTGAGCAAAGCCTATCTAAAAGCTAACATGCTTGCTAGCGAGTCGGTAAGTAACATCCGCACTGTGATTGCTTTCTGCTCTGAAGAGAAGGTTCTGGATCTTTATGCTCAAGAACTCGTTGATCCTTCAAGAAAGTCATTAACTCGCGGTCAAATTGCTGGCATATTCTATGGCGTAACTCAATTCTTCATCTTCTCATCCTATGGCCTTGCTTTATGGTATGTGGTTTTAGCTTGATCTTTGTTACTTTGGCACGAAAAATGTCTTTAAGAATTTGTGTTGGAAACTTAGCAGGAGTGTCTGACATCTAGTTAGGTCTAGAAAATATAAATTTACCTTTTCATTGTGCATAAAAAGCTCATATTAATGTGAAATTGCATGTCCCGTTAAACATCATTTAACTTATCCAATACATGAATCATAAACCAATATTTGTGTTTTAGTTAAAACATGAATTGTATGAACCTGACACTTAGACCCATACCCTCAGCTGTCATCGGTAGCCTAGTCTATGTATCAGTCAACTGTCATGTAGCTGTGATCACCAGATGTGGCATAGGTCCTTTTTTAGCACTTTTGGACCAAGTCCATGTACTACCTATATGTGCAAGTGCAACTCTTCTGAATAAGCTTTcttgtaacttctttttttttttggtcagtaCGATCTTACTAAGCACAAACCAACCACGATCAAGAGGACTAGGTCACACCACTTCGCAACCCAGAAACACAAACTAGGAAAACAAACAATCAATCAACTACTAAACCCCAAAACAGtttagggaaaaaaatcttCCTACTGATTCTCCAAGCAGCAGTAATGGCAAGGTTCTGAGAAGATGACTTAACACTCCTCTCTAGGAGCTAAGGCAAGCACGAATGTCATCTACGATGATACCTTGCAAAGAAGAATAACCCAGACACTGGTTCTGAAAAACCCTTCCATTTCTCTCCCTTGAAAGCCAATAAATTGTGGCAGCAAAAGACAATTCGAAAACAGTATAAGCCATAGAATTCCCACATCTAAATTGCTTGGTCCTACTCAAGACACTAAGAAACTCCACTGGACCATTAGTAATCCCATTGCATACCAGAATAGCAGACCATACTTGTGTAGCATAGATGCAAGAGAAGAACAACTAGGGGTGGGATTCATCCTCCTCAGAGCAAGAGTCACATCTAGGATCCACATTTATGCCCCAAGAGGATAACCTATCTTTGGTGGACAGCCTCCCCAACACTGAAAGCAACTGAATAAAAGCCCATCGAGGGATATGATGCGCAAACCATATAAAAAAGGGGGGTTAGGCACCCTAAAGGCCTGCCAAGTAGACCTTACTGTATACACCTCTCCAGCTGAGAGATTCCAAACAGAGTCAGCAAAATTTGGATCCGGGATGAAAGTCTTAGGACTTTGcaataaaatgaattttaatACACGGTCTTGTTTAATATTTTGCAGGTATGGTTCTGTTTTGATGGGGAAGGAGCTTTCTAGCTTTGAATCTATCATCAAAACATTTATGGTTTTAGTTGTGACGGCATTAGCCATGGGCTCAACTTTGGCAATGGTACCTGACCTTCTAAAAGGGAACCAAACGGTGGCATCGGTCTTTGAAGTGCTTGACCGGGAGTCTGAGGTAATCAGTGAATCCGGAGAAGAGCTTGCAAAGGTCGAGGGTACGATTGAGCTAAGGGGTGTCCAATTTAGCTACCCATCAAGACCTAATGAGCTGATTTTCGTGGGCTTGACTCTAATAGTTTGTGTGGGCCAGAGCATGGCATTGGTGGGAAGGAGCGGTTCTGGTAAAAGCTCAGTGCTCGCACTTGTCCTACGATTTTATGATCCCATAGACGGGAACGTGATGATTGATGGTGAGTTTCACTTTGATGAATTCCACTGCTCGTGTTATTTTTAGTTGTATGAGTTAAGAGACCAGACATCCTGTGTACACACATAATCGAACAAATAAATAATCAATCACAACAACAAAGCACAACGCACAAGTATACGAGGTTTGGCAAGACTTACTCCAGCTTCTACTATATTATCGAAGTAAGCGAGAACTAGATATGACAGGTTTCCATTAACAAATCCCCAAAATACCCTTATTGCTCGAAAATAAATTCCGTTAATGCATGATGAGGTGTCCAATACAAATCAGGCATCACCAACCCAACAATCAGCTTGGCCTTAAATGAGCTTTTTGAAACTCTTGCAGGGAAAGATGTTAAAAAACTCAAGATCAAATCTCTCCGCACACACATTGGCTTAGTCCAACAGGAACCAGCTCTCTTTGCCACATCAATCTTCAAAAACATCCTTTATGGGAAAGAGGGGGCCTCGGAAGGAGAAGTGATTGAAGCAGCCAAACTAGCGAACGCCCATAGTTTCATAAGTGCCCTCCCAGAGGGCTACTCAACCATAGTTGGAGAAAGGGGAGTGCAACTATCCGGTGGGCAGAAACAAAGAGTGGCCATTGCTCGGGCTGTTCTAAAAAATCCGGCGATCTTGCTTCTAGATGAGGCCACCAGTGCTCTGGATGTGGAGTCGGAGCGAGTGGTGCAACAAGCATTGGACCAGTTGATGAAGAATCGGACCACGGTTGTGGTGGCTCATAGGCTTTCAACTATTAAAAATGCGGACCAGATATCGATTATACAAGATGGAAAGATTATAGAGCAAGGGACTCATTCTACTCTTGTTGAGAAAAGAGATGGGGCTTACTTCAAGTTAATCAGCttacaacagcagcagcagcaacaaaacTGAAGATTATTAGCAGTGTTATGTGCTCAAACGTGTTCAATGTTCATACCCTTCACAATGCTATATTAGCCTATGGTTTAACCATAATGTGCAGCCGTCTCACTTAACTATTataaattggtttatttttatgtgtagatgaacacttattaactttaggaaaagtttttttacttttcatcttGACGTGAGGAgtcggaaaaaaataaagaattgtgATCAAATAGTTAGAAAAGAAGTAAATTGCATTTCATGTATTTCTATTCAAACTTAGCAAATTGCACAACCACATGAATGCTTTTAAGAAGATTCTACGAAGTGTGAAAATCTCCAAGGAGATCTAACTTCACCATCTTTATTCCAAACTCCCCCATTGACAAACGAGAGGAGTGAAACCTTTGTGGCTCTTGAGCATCTCCGACCAATGATTGCAAACTTTGACATGACATGACATGTAAAGTTGATGAATTTGTATTAGAGTCAAAAGATGTGATAACTATTCCGTCAAGGGGCTTGGATCCCAACCAGTTGGCTTCCAACCAGTTTGGTCCAGTTATGGACTGTTTAGGGCCCACAACAATGAGCTCTTGTTCATAAAAGACGAACCAAATTTCAGCGGCACACCACCTCTGCATCTGAACATGCAAATTAAACGTCAActattgaattttgtttggcAAATTGTTTTCAGAAACTGCGATCAGAATTTTATTTTCCGAAACAACCCACCTTTCAAGAAACACTAATTCATTGTTTCTTTCTCCTAAGTAAACGAAAACACAAAATGAAATGAAGGCAAATTTTGCAGGTATTGAGCTTTTGTTCTAGATTCACTCTCTACTCTTCATTGTCTGTCTTTATTGTCCATGCAGGCTTCTCCTTCTGCATCCATGCGGGCTTCTCCTTCTGCATCATCATGCTTCCAGGATTCTACCTCTTTTTCATTGATCGGTAATATATGCTTCTTGTAATCCAAGCAAAAGATCTGCTTAGTTTCTGCCTGTATTTTGCCTGTGAAGAAGCTCTGGAGCTCAACTTCTCTAAAATCCCAGGTAAATTCACAGTTCATAGGTAATTGTTTTATGAAATAAGTCTAGTACATAGGATTAGGGATGACAACAGTGTGATTtagtttggttattggcaaaaccaaaaccaaaacataTACCTAAAACCAAAACTGACGGTTTTCATTTTACCTGAAGAATAACCAAAACCACGGTTGCCGGTTCGGTTCTGTTTTCCACCAACTCCGGtgatcaaaatttttaataaagttaaaagaagcaaaacgtccacaacaaaatatccGACTGAGGTGTATTTCAGTatatggggtatatatagggtgtTTAATTACGTAATTATATTATGGTTCAGTTACGGTTCGATTggcaaataaaaccaaaaccggAACCAAACTGGCTGgttttttaaaatcaataaccaaaacctcAGTTAAAAACCACACCAATCAGTTCGGTAAACCAATGGTTGGAGCAAAATTGTCATCCCTACTAGTACCAAGGATCCAATTCAACTTTCAGAATGATAGATATACAAACAATGTATTTTAGCCAGctcaacaaacaaaatattttggtttaaaaaaaaaaaaacaattattttaACTAATACTATTAGCTCTTTTAGATAAAGCATATATAATCatctaaaaagtcaaaaacaaataaattagaaAATACAGTCATTTTTTCAGATGTCCAAAATAGTGAAAAGGGACAAACAAATGGGGATGGAGGAAGTAAATTATGAACATGAAAAGTGGAATTTGAGATGGAAACTTACAGGTGTGACTTATGCTCTTATTATTTCGTCCCTGTGTCAAGATTGAGTTATAATCCAACAAGTAGCATGTTCATACACATAACAGAAATCTCCAAGCTTCAATGGCATCCTTTCACCGTTTACCTCCAACAAAATACCGGTCCTGAAAGGTTAAGTGTCATTATAAAAAGTGAAGGAAGCTGATATCAAACATTGTACCAAATCTTTCGCAGCTTATTCCACTGGAGTGCCTTGAGGTCTCTGTTGAAGGACCTGACAGACCAGCATCAACACATCTTTTCAGATAAGTTATCGGCAAATACAACAAAGCCTTCCCAAAGTTAGGCTATATATCTTTGGATTATGAATTTCTTGAGAGGTACATAGAAGAAGAGGAAGGTTAcgagggaaaaaagagaaaaaaaaaaaattttgaagtaaAAGAAGCTAAATTGGTTTCTTCGCTGTCCCTATCATTTTCCTTTGCCTCAACAAATACATAATCCAAACATGGTGTTACAGATTTTGAGAATATTTTCAGCATGATAAGCTTTATCATACTTTTAACAGACAAAATCAGACAATAACTAGAGTACCAAGTACGAGGAACAAGTGCTGAGTGTTCTTATATTATATCGTCTACAATAAGTTTCGAATAACTCAAATTTCACCAATTTATCTAGGAATAGTCTAAAACAGGTTAATTAACTAGTAATCTCCTATTTAAGATGGAAGCTTTGATACTTGGTTAGATGCATCATTTGTTATACATATATTTGAGGAAGAAATATACTACCATTGCAGCCACGACACACTATTGACGATAAGCCGAGGGAGTGGCATTAATCCTTGTAGCTCTATCATTTGTGAACTCCTTTTTAGCACAAGCACAAGAAGTCGCAGCACAAAACAGTTTCTCCTCATTACTGCTTTCAAGAAATCTGTGGAACTCCCCATGCTAGATTTCCTCCTCCCAGTCTCTGGCACCAACTACGACATTACTCAATTGCCCTTGTGGATTGAGGCATATGTAAcaatagagaaagaaatccCTTCAGATGACCAAAAGCTTTGCCAACTCATCTGGTTCAAACCCAGTGGCACGGATGTACAATTTAGGCTCAAACAGCTGGCTTTGGCTTGGAGCTTCAATTTCATCCTCATTTCTCAAATTTCTTTGCTCATTGGCCTTCTTACAAGAAACTGCATTAAGCCTGTTGATCACAACACTAACATGAGATTCTTATACAAGCCAAAATCAGCTCTAAACGTGTAACCATATGCGTCTCCAAAACTACGACTGCAGCAGCAGCTTTTATGTGGAGCCAGGTTCATCATTTTATAATGGGGAAAGAGAATCGGAAAATTTTTCTCAGCAGTCCCTTTCGCAAAAAAACAAAGCTTTATTATGGTGAAAGGCCTAGTATCAAGTGTGAGACACTGTTCATTCcacttttcattattttttttaacctaaCCACGGAGAATTCGTTCAAATGCATCACTCACGTGTCCATAAATCCCAGAGCATTGTTCCACATATACGAATGAACTTCAGGGAGAAACTAGGAAGGTAATTACGATGGCATCAGTTCTCAAAGGATAAAAGGGTACTCTTACAAGCAACCCTTCTGGATACATCAATTTTACAAGGATGTAATATGTATTAGTTCTGGATTGATCGTTTTCATTTTCCAACATATATCTCCTGCTGAAAATTCTTCGCCTTGACAATCATTGACCTctcataattttcatttatcatGGCCAACATTCTCAACTTCTGTCCTAATTCAGGAAAGTTCTATTCACCGCCAGAATAATGAGTTGGTGGCCTACCGTAATTAAAATTTTCCTCATGGGTACTATCCTTAGAGTGATGATTAAAATCAACCACCTCCTCTTATATACGTTTTATATGCTTGTTCTGTTTACCATGCATTACTATTAACTAGACCACCAACTATACGACTACTTGGTAGCAAAAGTAGgtctatttattatttttttccaaaatgcaGAATTGCCACAACAGTGCAAAGGATCTACCATTGGGTTCTTGTTAGTGGTCCAAAGAATATGAGGCAAGACGTTGCAGCAATCTGCTCGTCCCATGAGTCAGATAACCTacatttcaaatcaatcagcttTAGCTGGTGAGAAGAGGGGAAAGCTTTTTCAATGTGTTCTTCCACAGATGCCCCAAAAGCTACAAAAAGAGAGGGGTTTCAAAAGCTATCAATGTTTTGTAGtcataacaaacaagttttaAGTATAGATCATATTCCACATAACACAGGAAAAATCAATGAAAAAGAGAGCGTCAAAAATCAAATTGCAACAACTCATCGAGACAAGCCGTTCTCCACACATATGACAGCCAAAACAAGTGAAGGGATATATAATATATTGAAAACCATATACCAAAAGCTTTCACCAATCCAAATTATCCATGGAAAAATCTGGAATCTACATGAAgcaataaccaaaccaattaTGCCTTCTCTACATCACCAATTAGTGACTTGCATATATCAAAGGGAACAAACTCTGCTATAGATTCTCTCAACCCATAGACGGCAAGTGGGAGCAGGCATACATGAATGTAATatcattctttctctctctttgcgTGTTTGTGTGTGCTTACGTgcatgagagagaaagagagctgTGTATAAGAACAAGGACAATAATCTCAGAAATGGTACCTCTCTTATCCTCCTCGTGATTTGTCTGTAGTAGCTAGAGAAAGCATCAGCAAAGCAAACTTCCAGAAAGAGGCTCTgtgcaaaaataaaacaaaataaaataaaccacaGTTAGCAGGATTCAAAAATGCCAAACCTAAGGATGAAGTCTGCGAACAATATTGCTTGGAGTTCCTCAAGTCTGTTTCATCAACTTGTGTTATAGCACTTCGAAGCAAATGAGTGACCATTGCACCATAAGTTATCCCTTCCCAAATCACGAAAGAAACAATATGAATGCTTACAGAACTGAAAGCTTCTGCAAATCTATTAACTTTTGGTATGCTGATGCCATGCCACATTGGtaaaaccataccaaaaaggTAGAAACATCAGcagtaaaaatataaaattaccGAAGCACAAAGCTGATTTTAGTGCTTGTACGGCCTTCGCAATAATGCAAAACGAAAGGACAAAAATAGCATACAAAAACAGCTGCAACTGCGCTGAAGCTACATACAAGAAATATTTAACAACCAAGGAGAGCATTTAAAGCGCCTTTGGTAATGTCATTACAGCAAAAATGGCAGAGTTCGCCAAAGGAAAAATCCCACAAGTCCAGGCCACTGGTAAAAAACAGACCGCGAAAGAGGAGTGACCTCATGACAGCAACAATGGCAGAGTTCGCCAAAGGAAAAATCCCACAAGTCCAGGGTACGGGtaaaaaaaagaccgagaaaGAGGAGCTACAATAAAACCATTAGAATCCCTCAACGAAAATAGAATGGTTAACAATAACTTCCAGAAGCACTAAGCACTGCGACCTAGAATAAGGCAGCttaacaattcaaaaaataataatttatcaACCAAAAGGACAAAAAGAATCTGATCTGATCAGGTGTAAGACATCCTATCTACTGTAAAAACCGTGCAAAAAGGAGAAGCCTATGATTGCAAAGGCCACATCGGTCATCCTCTGCTGGGTGATACATCACCATTAGAATCACACAAAATTCTAGACATCTTGGGGCCAGAAGCATACATCCTTTCACTGCTAAATCTGAAAGGACTTTGGCCTTCCGTGGTGCTCCTTTGTATATCTCTTCTGTCAGTAACGTTAATACAGCTTTCTTCATTGAGACTATTACGCAACATAGAACAACCTTTTTCATCGATGCGGAACCGCCTTGTCACTCCACTGGTGTTACAGCGCCTCAGACCATGATTCTTCCCAATGTTATCATATTTGTCGTGATATTTTGTCCTCTCCCTGTCACCTCCGTTATACTTATGTTCCCTATCACCTCCATCAGAATAATCAGCAAACCTTCCAGGCCGTGTCATGGGTCTAAAACACTCATCTGACTTTGTTCTTCCACGAAACCCCCCAAAATCGAACTTTTGTCTTGCACCAATCAATCTTCCTGGTGATTTTCTCTCCACAAAACTATTGGACTCACAATTTTCATCATCGATCCATCTGGGATGACGCTGTGAGAAGTGAGTACTTGATGGGGACATGGGACCATCTTCATCATATTTGGCATAATTGGACTTCGGAAAGGGCATCCTTCCTCTCCCCATCCTGGCATCAGACCTGAATTCTGGACATCTACTCAGGCGTCTCCCTACCATGTTCCTTGCCCTCTGCACACGAAATGTAAGCGATCTGCTTCTCGATCGCGATCGAGAATTCTGTTGCGGTCCGGAAAAACTAGCGCCTCTGCCATGAATGGGAGAAAAGCTGCGTTCCTTCCTAGAAATATAATGTGGCGGACGAACAGAAAACGATGCAGGGTTGTTAGACAAAGGTCCATCATAATCCTCCCTCGGGACTCTACTAAACCCCTGTCCATATATTCTGCCCCTGCCTCTGCTCCTAATGTGGTCAATGGTATCTCTTGCTACTACTGTTCTCCTAGATGCACTATAACCATCATCACTGTCAGCCGGTGATCTCTGTCTAATTGGGGGTCTATGCTCATCCTTCGAGGAATAATTCGTATACCGTCTCTGATCACGAAAGGTCAATCTGTCAATCTTTGCCCCAGAATTAGCAATACTTCTTGGCCTGGGGTACCGAGTACCTTGTGAGTAGCCAGTTTGATAATAGTTTCTTGAATCCACTTGGTTTCGACGCTGTAGTGATCTATCCCTTTCCAAGTACTTTTCAGAAGTGAACATCCTTCCAGGTTGAAAACAGGTGTCATTCCTGGATATAACAAACAAAACTAATAAGTGATCAAGCCGTTTTGAGAAATAAGGGCAACAGACAAGAATTCTAAAAGTACAATGTTATTACCTTCCTCGCTGCATATAAACATTATTGCTTCTATGCAAGGCATCGGAACAAGATGTTCCTTCAAAATTCGATGAAAAAATGAACCTGCTTGCCCTTGAGCCAACCTCTCCAGCAGAAGAACCTACGACACCATGTCCTTCCATCAATTCAGCAGCAAATTTCTTTTGTGTGTCAATATTATTTGCTTCACTAGTCCTTTCAGTAGAACAGTCAAAACCTCCAGGAAAATGATTCTGCCCAGCACGCTTCATCAAACTCGACGAATGGCTTGATCCCTTAAGAGGATTAGCTCTTCCAGATTGCAATTCTTTATCTGGAAAACCTCCATTGTCACCATTAACATAACTATCAGAACCAACTTCTGACGTACATTGACTAGCAACATTAAATCCATCTCTGTCTCTGCAATCAGAATCATAGTCCACACATTCAATTTCACCGTCACCGTCATTCTCCTCACAGGAATATATGTCTGACTCCCGCAATTCTCCATCCTCGAATGGAGACTCGTAACCCCCCTCAATCTGGTTCATCTTCTCAGCACAGACAGTTGGACCATTTCTTCTGTTAGAAACATCTAAGCCCTTCCCATCATCAATAGCATCTGctaaatcaacatttccaaaacatTCATAATACTTGGGCGTGAGTTCCTTCATCTCCCAATGGAATGAAGAATCCATAGGAACAGCATCTGCAGTAGGAGCTTCTTTGTCTTGTTTCCTCTCCACATCAACGGCAACAATAGGTTGCCCTTCTCTAAAAGTGGTGTCTAATCCAAAAGAATTGTCATGAACAGGTGAAGCATTGGAAAGACCTGATTTCCCGGATTTACTTGCATACCCCACAACTGACAATTGACAGGTGGCTGAACTAACCAACTCTGTTAGAGAGGTTCTATCACCAGGTAAATCAACCGCTTTTGTAGAAACTTCTTGGGCTTGAATGCTGTCACTCTCACAAACAACCTTACCCGATATTGTTGTATCAAGG
This genomic window contains:
- the LOC131333673 gene encoding uncharacterized protein LOC131333673 isoform X1, whose amino-acid sequence is MKREQTPSCTCAGLVSPGVLTCKTCGRPSFEGMGHSSANMLDTCNLERTNFMDPELTWKTVKKGFRSSSRRSRKPARTLNVVVQQVDKSSKRGKPSVSESEKLGVAVLGRRFAEKIEHVPIKKRRPLLQSPTTPPQTPSPHREESLSSQPSSSPQPDDFDQKTENKGISSPWWCSDDSCFPMAVQLCMKNDFGNNRKCSKVCNGKLGYTEDFSGIALLAAAACNSSTSDDAQEDQNGPTVDDFLTSGQIVSSISATPLEKSTTPSESDNLFLKESVNEESIDDLVVQDNSVVLAQNLLDKGESARKSSSSKKEVRLHWDLNTVMEAWELPRDDLSTVSQRNGSDDAPDVIVHGEKPEKLEGRVNYREHLHAPEQLYYSAARTDVSTQFVSKDKSLDTCLFPGSEPISNRALSEEKVNSSPTSVIISNMEASSGISAILLGQKVFIENVAPGIHLDTTISGKVVCESDSIQAQEVSTKAVDLPGDRTSLTELVSSATCQLSVVGYASKSGKSGLSNASPVHDNSFGLDTTFREGQPIVAVDVERKQDKEAPTADAVPMDSSFHWEMKELTPKYYECFGNVDLADAIDDGKGLDVSNRRNGPTVCAEKMNQIEGGYESPFEDGELRESDIYSCEENDGDGEIECVDYDSDCRDRDGFNVASQCTSEVGSDSYVNGDNGGFPDKELQSGRANPLKGSSHSSSLMKRAGQNHFPGGFDCSTERTSEANNIDTQKKFAAELMEGHGVVGSSAGEVGSRASRFIFSSNFEGTSCSDALHRSNNVYMQRGRNDTCFQPGRMFTSEKYLERDRSLQRRNQVDSRNYYQTGYSQGTRYPRPRSIANSGAKIDRLTFRDQRRYTNYSSKDEHRPPIRQRSPADSDDGYSASRRTVVARDTIDHIRSRGRGRIYGQGFSRVPREDYDGPLSNNPASFSVRPPHYISRKERSFSPIHGRGASFSGPQQNSRSRSRSRSLTFRVQRARNMVGRRLSRCPEFRSDARMGRGRMPFPKSNYAKYDEDGPMSPSSTHFSQRHPRWIDDENCESNSFVERKSPGRLIGARQKFDFGGFRGRTKSDECFRPMTRPGRFADYSDGGDREHKYNGGDRERTKYHDKYDNIGKNHGLRRCNTSGVTRRFRIDEKGCSMLRNSLNEESCINVTDRRDIQRSTTEGQSPFRFSSERMYASGPKMSRILCDSNGDVSPSRG
- the LOC131333673 gene encoding uncharacterized protein LOC131333673 isoform X3, with the translated sequence MGHSSANMLDTCNLERTNFMDPELTWKTVKKGFRSSSRRSRKPARTLNVVVQQVDKSSKRGKPSVSESEKLGVAVLGRRFAEKIEHVPIKKRRPLLQSPTTPPQTPSPHREESLSSQPSSSPQPDDFDQKTENKGISSPWWCSDDSCFPMAVQLCMKNDFGNNRKCSKVCNGKLGYTEDFSGIALLAAAACNSSTSDDAQEDQNGPTVDDFLTSGQIVSSISATPLEKSTTPSESDNLFLKESVNEESIDDLVVQDNSVVLAQNLLDKGESARKSSSSKKEVRLHWDLNTVMEAWELPRDDLSTVSQRNGSDDAPDVIVHGEKPEKLEGRVNYREHLHAPEQLYYSAARTDVSTQFVSKDKSLDTCLFPGSEPISNRALSEEKVNSSPTSVIISNMEASSGISAILLGQKVFIENVAPGIHLDTTISGKVVCESDSIQAQEVSTKAVDLPGDRTSLTELVSSATCQLSVVGYASKSGKSGLSNASPVHDNSFGLDTTFREGQPIVAVDVERKQDKEAPTADAVPMDSSFHWEMKELTPKYYECFGNVDLADAIDDGKGLDVSNRRNGPTVCAEKMNQIEGGYESPFEDGELRESDIYSCEENDGDGEIECVDYDSDCRDRDGFNVASQCTSEVGSDSYVNGDNGGFPDKELQSGRANPLKGSSHSSSLMKRAGQNHFPGGFDCSTERTSEANNIDTQKKFAAELMEGHGVVGSSAGEVGSRASRFIFSSNFEGTSCSDALHRSNNVYMQRGRNDTCFQPGRMFTSEKYLERDRSLQRRNQVDSRNYYQTGYSQGTRYPRPRSIANSGAKIDRLTFRDQRRYTNYSSKDEHRPPIRQRSPADSDDGYSASRRTVVARDTIDHIRSRGRGRIYGQGFSRVPREDYDGPLSNNPASFSVRPPHYISRKERSFSPIHGRGASFSGPQQNSRSRSRSRSLTFRVQRARNMVGRRLSRCPEFRSDARMGRGRMPFPKSNYAKYDEDGPMSPSSTHFSQRHPRWIDDENCESNSFVERKSPGRLIGARQKFDFGGFRGRTKSDECFRPMTRPGRFADYSDGGDREHKYNGGDRERTKYHDKYDNIGKNHGLRRCNTSGVTRRFRIDEKGCSMLRNSLNEESCINVTDRRDIQRSTTEGQSPFRFSSERMYASGPKMSRILCDSNGDVSPSRG
- the LOC131333673 gene encoding uncharacterized protein LOC131333673 isoform X2 — protein: MTPSCTCAGLVSPGVLTCKTCGRPSFEGMGHSSANMLDTCNLERTNFMDPELTWKTVKKGFRSSSRRSRKPARTLNVVVQQVDKSSKRGKPSVSESEKLGVAVLGRRFAEKIEHVPIKKRRPLLQSPTTPPQTPSPHREESLSSQPSSSPQPDDFDQKTENKGISSPWWCSDDSCFPMAVQLCMKNDFGNNRKCSKVCNGKLGYTEDFSGIALLAAAACNSSTSDDAQEDQNGPTVDDFLTSGQIVSSISATPLEKSTTPSESDNLFLKESVNEESIDDLVVQDNSVVLAQNLLDKGESARKSSSSKKEVRLHWDLNTVMEAWELPRDDLSTVSQRNGSDDAPDVIVHGEKPEKLEGRVNYREHLHAPEQLYYSAARTDVSTQFVSKDKSLDTCLFPGSEPISNRALSEEKVNSSPTSVIISNMEASSGISAILLGQKVFIENVAPGIHLDTTISGKVVCESDSIQAQEVSTKAVDLPGDRTSLTELVSSATCQLSVVGYASKSGKSGLSNASPVHDNSFGLDTTFREGQPIVAVDVERKQDKEAPTADAVPMDSSFHWEMKELTPKYYECFGNVDLADAIDDGKGLDVSNRRNGPTVCAEKMNQIEGGYESPFEDGELRESDIYSCEENDGDGEIECVDYDSDCRDRDGFNVASQCTSEVGSDSYVNGDNGGFPDKELQSGRANPLKGSSHSSSLMKRAGQNHFPGGFDCSTERTSEANNIDTQKKFAAELMEGHGVVGSSAGEVGSRASRFIFSSNFEGTSCSDALHRSNNVYMQRGRNDTCFQPGRMFTSEKYLERDRSLQRRNQVDSRNYYQTGYSQGTRYPRPRSIANSGAKIDRLTFRDQRRYTNYSSKDEHRPPIRQRSPADSDDGYSASRRTVVARDTIDHIRSRGRGRIYGQGFSRVPREDYDGPLSNNPASFSVRPPHYISRKERSFSPIHGRGASFSGPQQNSRSRSRSRSLTFRVQRARNMVGRRLSRCPEFRSDARMGRGRMPFPKSNYAKYDEDGPMSPSSTHFSQRHPRWIDDENCESNSFVERKSPGRLIGARQKFDFGGFRGRTKSDECFRPMTRPGRFADYSDGGDREHKYNGGDRERTKYHDKYDNIGKNHGLRRCNTSGVTRRFRIDEKGCSMLRNSLNEESCINVTDRRDIQRSTTEGQSPFRFSSERMYASGPKMSRILCDSNGDVSPSRG